GCACGAGGGGACAGGCACGAGGGGACAGGCACGAGGGGACAGGCACGAGGGGACAGGCACGAGGGGACAGGCACGAGGGGACAGGCACGAGGGGACAGGCACGAGGGGACAGGCACGCGAGGGGGCAAAAGGACAGGCATGTTCAGGCGGCCTGTTCAGGCCTCCTTACGCCCCGCCGCCAGCCGGTCGGGGACATGCTCGTCGCCGGCGGACTTTGCCGGCATGGGCTCTTGCGTCATGGTGCGCCCCGCAGTGCAGGCAAAGTACACCGGCTCCTGCGCGTGCCCCCGACCGGCTGGCGAAATGTGTCTGGCTATCCAGGGGCGAAGATTGTGCCTGTCCTTTTCCCCTTTTCCTTTTCCCCTTTTCCCGAGGGGAAGGTTGTGCCTGTCCTTTTCCGGTCTTTTTTCCGGTCCTTCGGGGGGCAGGTCAGGCGGTGATCCAGATGGCGGTCCGGAAACTGCGGAGCCAGGTGCACTGGCGCTTCGCCAACTGGCGGGTCCGCTGCTGCGTCCGCAGGATCGCGGCCGCACGGCCGATCCGACCCGCCAGGAAATCGATCGCCTCGGCATAGCCGGCCGCCTGGATCGCCGTCGGGCCGATGCCGCCGGAAGCGGCGAGTGCGGCCGCCGTTTCCTCGACGATGCCCGCGGTAAACATCCGCTCCACACGCCGGTCGATGCGGTCGTGAAGCACGCTCCGCGGAACGTCGAGCACGAGCAACTGGCGGTCGAACACCGGGTGCGGCGCGGGCGATAATGACCGCGACAAGGGGATGCCCGTGACCTGCTCGACCTCGAGCGCCCGGATGATCCGCTTCGTGTCGCGAGGATGAATCCGGGCCGCCGCATCCGGATCGACCTCGGCGAGCCGGGCGTGGAGCCGGGCGGGACCGTGCGCCGCAACCTCAGCGGCCGCGGCCCGCCGGAACTCGGGATCTTCCCCGGGAACCGCCGCGAGGCCGTCGCGCAGGGCGCGGAGATAGAGAGGCGTGCCCCCCACGAAAAGCACGCGCCGACCCAGGCTCCGAATCCGCTCCACCGCCGCGGCGGCGTCGGCCAGCCAGCGGGCCACGCTGTATGATTCTCCAGGGGCGACGACGTCCACCAGGTGATGGGGAACGGTCCGCCGTTGCTCGGGGGTCGGCTTCGCCGTGCCCACGTCCAGCCCGCGGTAGACCGCCATCGAATCGACGCTCACGATCTCGGCTCCCAGTTCCCGGGCCATTTTCACCCCCAGGGCCGACTTGCCGGAGGCCGTCGGCCCCGCCAAAAACCAGCAGTCGTCCCCGAGCGCGGGGCCCGGGGCCGCCGACGCGCCCTCCGCCCGTGCTATGGTTGAGGGCCCGGCGGGCGGCCCATGCAGCGGATCTGCGGCCACGTCCGGGGGAATCGTGTCGGCAGGTGCAGGTCGTGTCGGATTCAGAGTCATCGTCGCGCCGCGTCGGCGAAGTGCTGGAGGCCCTGGAGCAGGTCATCGCCTCCCGCCGGGGCGACTCTCCCGAGCGATCCTACACCAGCCGGCTGCTTGCCGGAGGCGTGACCAAGGTCGGCGCCAAGGTGACCGAGGAGGCGGAAGAACTTGTGCGGGCCGCCGCCGGCGAGCCGACTGACCGCGTCGTGGCCGAGGCCGCCGACTTGCTCTATCACGCCCTCGTCCTCCTCGCCTGCCGCGACGTGCCGCTGGTGAGCGTCGAGGCCGAACTGGCCCGCCGGTTCGGCGTCTCGGGCCTCGTCGAGAAGGCCGCACGGACGACGGCACACGCGCCGGCCACGCCGGCCACCAGCGGAGACAATGCATGAGTGACAGCCCCAGCGCCACGCTGCTGCGGATC
This genomic window from Planctomycetia bacterium contains:
- the miaA gene encoding tRNA dimethylallyltransferase is translated as MTLNPTRPAPADTIPPDVAADPLHGPPAGPSTIARAEGASAAPGPALGDDCWFLAGPTASGKSALGVKMARELGAEIVSVDSMAVYRGLDVGTAKPTPEQRRTVPHHLVDVVAPGESYSVARWLADAAAAVERIRSLGRRVLFVGGTPLYLRALRDGLAAVPGEDPEFRRAAAAEVAAHGPARLHARLAEVDPDAAARIHPRDTKRIIRALEVEQVTGIPLSRSLSPAPHPVFDRQLLVLDVPRSVLHDRIDRRVERMFTAGIVEETAAALAASGGIGPTAIQAAGYAEAIDFLAGRIGRAAAILRTQQRTRQLAKRQCTWLRSFRTAIWITA